A section of the Cololabis saira isolate AMF1-May2022 chromosome 16, fColSai1.1, whole genome shotgun sequence genome encodes:
- the med6 gene encoding mediator of RNA polymerase II transcription subunit 6: MASVDFRDNLLGISWVDSGWVPILNPGNVLDYFSERSNPFYDRTCNNEVVKMQRLTLEHLNQMVGVEYILLHAQEPILYIIRKQQRQTPTQVIPLADYYIIAGVVYQAPDLGTVISSRVLSGVHGVQSAFDEAMSYCRYHPSKGYWWHFKDQEEREKTKPKSKKKEEPSSLFQRHRVDTLLLDLRSKFPPTFYQPKPGDKPIPVEVKKEPEPPAEAVKQEEREPAAKSSAPAPASKPPPEKRPRLQ; encoded by the exons ATGGCGTCGGTGGATTTCCGAG ACAACCTTCTGGGGATATCCTGGGTGGACAGCGGCTGGGTGCCGATTCTCAACCCTGGAAATGTCCTGGACTACTTCTCAGAGAGGAGCAACCCGTTCTACGACCGAACCTGCAATAATGAAGTGGTGAAGATGCAGCGGCTCACTCTGGAGCACCTCAA TCAGATGGTTGGGGTGGAGTACATCCTCCTTCACGCTCAGGAGCCCATTCTCTACATCATCCGGAAACAGCAGAGACAGACGCCAACGCAAG TGATCCCGTTGGCTGATTACTACATCATCGCCGGCGTGGTGTACCAGGCGCCGGACCTGGGGACCGTCATCAGCTCCAGAGTG CTCTCCGGAGTCCACGGGGTCCAGTCGGCCTTCGACGAGGCCATGTCCTACTGCCGCTATCACCCGTCCAAGGGCTACTGGTGGCACTTCAAGGACCAGGAGGAGAGAG AAAAAACGAAGCCCAAGTCTAAGAAGAAGGAGGAGCCCAGTTCTCTGTTCCAGAGGCATCGCGTCGACACCCTGCTGCTGGACCTCAGGTCCAAGTTCCCCCCAACCTTCTACCAG CCTAAGCCTGGTGATAAACCTATTCCAG tggaggtgaagaaggagcCCGAACCTCCAGCAGAGGCTGTGAAACAGGAGGAGAGGGAGCCGGCGGCCAAGTCCTCCGCCCCGGCCCCGGCGAGCAAGCCTCCTCCGGAGAAGAGGCCGCGGCTGCAGTAA